CGCCAACTGGCACACCTCAAGCAGGGGCAATTGGTGATCGTTGAAGACGGTGAACGGCGCGTGTTCGGCAGTGCCGGCAGCGCGTTGCAGGGCGAAATTCATGTTCTCGACGCAGCCGCCTGGGGACTGGTGGCCAGCAACGGCTCGATCGGCGCCGGGGAAGCGTTCATCCATGGTTACTGGAGTTCACCGGATCTGACCGCGGTGGTCCGGGTGTTCGTGAGCAATCTGGACGTGCTGGACGCATTGGAAGGTGGCCTGGCCAAACTGGGCCGGCCGTTCGTCCAGGGGCTGCACTGGCTCAACCGCAATACGCGGCAGGGTTCGCGGAAAAACATCAGCGCCCATTACGACCTGGGCAATGAGCTGTTCGAACAATTTCTCGACCCGACCATGATGTATTCAGCGGCGCAATTCCACAGCTTCGAGGACAGCCTTGAACAGGCTCAGTTGAACAAGCTCGCAAGAATCTGTCGCAAGCTCGACCTGAAAGCGAGCGACCACCTGCTGGAAATCGGCACCGGGTGGGGCACCATGGCGCTGTACGCGGCGCAGCACTATGGCTGTACGGTCACCACCACCACGCTCTCGCAGAAACAGTACGACTTCACCGCCCGCCGCATCGAAGCGTTGGGGCTGCAAGACCAGGTCACGTTGTTGCTCAAGGATTATCGCGACCTCACCGGACAGTACGACAAACTGGTGTCGATCGAGATGATCGAAGCGGTGGGCCATCGCTTCATGCCCGTGTACTTCAAGCAATGCGCGCATCTGCTCAAGAGCAACGGTTTGATGTTGTTGCAGGCGATCACGATCCGTGAACAGCGTTACGAACAGGCCAGGCGCAGTGTCGATTTCATTCAACGCTATATCTTCCCGGGTGGAGCCCTGCCCAGCGTGCAGAAAATGCTGGAAATCGTCAGCCGCGACACCGACATGAACCTGCTGCACATGGAGGATTTCGGCCTGCATTACGCACGAACCCTGCGTCTGTGGCATGAGAATTTTCGTCGTGCCCAAGGGCAATTGCGCGAATTGGGTTACGACGAATGCTTCCTGCGGCTGTGGGAGTTTTACCTGTGCTACTGCGAAGGCGGCTTCCTGGAACGCACCATCGGCACCGCGCAATTGTTGCTGGCCAAACCGGGGGCGATGCCGGCACCGCTGCTCGGGCGTTTCGATGCCTGAGCGTCTGATCAACGCGCTGTTGTTCCAGCTCGGCTGGCTGGCCTGCGTGTTGGGTGGCAACAGCCTGTGGCTGTTGGCGGCACTGGGCATGCTGGTGGTTCATCTGCTGTGGATCAGTCGTTGGGCGGACGAAGGCCGGCTGATCCTCAGCGTGGTCTTGCTCGGCACCACCGTCGACAGCTCATTGCGCTGGCTGGGAGTGTTCGACTTCAACGATGTCGCGCCGCTGATTCCGCTGTGGCTGATGCTGTTGTGGGCCTTGTTGGCCACCACCTTGCGCCATTGCCTGAAATGGACCGCCAGCCCGTGGTGGCTGGGCAGCCTGCTGGGCGCCGTGGGCGGGCCATTGTCGTACTACGCCGGAGGGCGATTGGCCGGTGTGAATTTTCCCTACGGGCAATGGCCGACATTGATCGGTCTTGGCCTGCTCTGGGCGCTGCTGTTTCCGACGCTGCATTTCATGGCGCAACGGCTGGCGGCTAACGATCGGACTTGAGCGTCTGTCAGACCTTTCACACAGCAAGGGGCGGCTCGCTTAAACTGCGCGCCATGAACACCATCCCCCACAAGCAAATCGACGAGCCTGCAGTCACCTGCTCGACCTGCGCCGCCTGCTGCTGCCAGCTCGAAGTCATGCTGATCACCGACACGGGCGTGCCCGAACGGTTTATCGACACCGATGATTGGGGCGGGGAAGTCATGCTGCGTCTGGACGATGGCTGGTGTGCGGCGCTGGATCGCAACAGCATGCTGTGCACGATCTACGAGAAGCGCCCGCTGATTTGCCGGGAGTTCGAGATGGGGGCACCGGAGTGCATCGAGGAGCGTCGGGGGATAAGTACGGCGTATCGGTAATTGATGTTTTGGGCTGATGCCATCGCGGGCAAGCCCGCTCCTACAGGACCGCTGAACCTGTAGGAGCGGGCTTGCCCGCGATGAGGGAGTGTCAGTTGACGCTGACGTCACTGATAGACCGCCATCGCTGGCAAGCCAGCTCCTACAGGGTTCGAGCAGCTACCAATTACAACGGCATCGTGTAGTGCAGCGCGTAACTTTCTACGCCGTCGTTGTCGCTACTGAGCCCGGCATTGGAATAGTGCGTCGCACGAATCCCGACTTCATGTCCGCCGGCGAAGCGCAGGCCGAAACCGAAACGGTCTTCGAACTGGAAGGAACCACCCAATTTGTTGTCTTCAAGTTCAGTGTTGGAGAACAACGCCACGCCGACCCCAAGTTCGACATACGGCTTGACGTTCTGCCCGGCAAATTCATAAACGAACACCG
This DNA window, taken from Pseudomonas sp. MYb118, encodes the following:
- a CDS encoding DUF2878 domain-containing protein, which codes for MPERLINALLFQLGWLACVLGGNSLWLLAALGMLVVHLLWISRWADEGRLILSVVLLGTTVDSSLRWLGVFDFNDVAPLIPLWLMLLWALLATTLRHCLKWTASPWWLGSLLGAVGGPLSYYAGGRLAGVNFPYGQWPTLIGLGLLWALLFPTLHFMAQRLAANDRT
- a CDS encoding YkgJ family cysteine cluster protein, encoding MNTIPHKQIDEPAVTCSTCAACCCQLEVMLITDTGVPERFIDTDDWGGEVMLRLDDGWCAALDRNSMLCTIYEKRPLICREFEMGAPECIEERRGISTAYR
- a CDS encoding class I SAM-dependent methyltransferase; this encodes MKSISVSARTNLLAINSLSSSLLRRGVLRQLAHLKQGQLVIVEDGERRVFGSAGSALQGEIHVLDAAAWGLVASNGSIGAGEAFIHGYWSSPDLTAVVRVFVSNLDVLDALEGGLAKLGRPFVQGLHWLNRNTRQGSRKNISAHYDLGNELFEQFLDPTMMYSAAQFHSFEDSLEQAQLNKLARICRKLDLKASDHLLEIGTGWGTMALYAAQHYGCTVTTTTLSQKQYDFTARRIEALGLQDQVTLLLKDYRDLTGQYDKLVSIEMIEAVGHRFMPVYFKQCAHLLKSNGLMLLQAITIREQRYEQARRSVDFIQRYIFPGGALPSVQKMLEIVSRDTDMNLLHMEDFGLHYARTLRLWHENFRRAQGQLRELGYDECFLRLWEFYLCYCEGGFLERTIGTAQLLLAKPGAMPAPLLGRFDA
- a CDS encoding acyloxyacyl hydrolase; translated protein: MKRLFCLAAIAAALVGTSFTAQAAGVEFAVGQTSDSTMTYRLGMNFDWDKSWLQSDVGRLTGYWSGAYTYWEGDKTSSNNSLSFSPVFVYEFAGQNVKPYVELGVGVALFSNTELEDNKLGGSFQFEDRFGFGLRFAGGHEVGIRATHYSNAGLSSDNDGVESYALHYTMPL